The following are from one region of the Paenibacillus bovis genome:
- a CDS encoding L-threonine 3-dehydrogenase — protein MNKILVTGALGQIGSELVVKLREIYGADHVIATDLRSSAHEITRSGPFELLDVTNGQSMFEIAKRYEVDTVIHLAALLSATAEEKPLLAWNLNMGGLMNALEVSRVLGCQFFTPSSIGAFGPSTPKDNTPQDTIQRPNTMYGVNKVSGELLCDYYFHKYGLDTRGLRFPGLISYMTPPGGGTTDYAVEIYYAAITSGRYTSYIAKDSNMDMMYMPDALDAIINLMEADSCRLTHRNSFNVTAMSVDPEAIAAAIREELPGFILDYDVDPKRQAIADSWPHSIDATAAKTEWGFQARYDLKAMTKDMLSKLSERQLLRKA, from the coding sequence GTGAACAAGATTTTGGTAACTGGAGCACTGGGCCAGATCGGTTCTGAGTTGGTTGTTAAATTACGCGAGATTTATGGTGCGGATCACGTTATTGCTACGGATCTCAGGTCTTCCGCCCATGAAATTACCCGATCCGGACCATTCGAGCTGCTGGATGTAACGAATGGTCAGTCAATGTTCGAAATTGCCAAGCGGTACGAAGTGGATACCGTTATCCATTTGGCTGCACTGCTGTCGGCTACGGCAGAAGAGAAACCGTTGCTTGCCTGGAATTTGAATATGGGCGGATTGATGAACGCTCTTGAAGTATCCAGAGTGCTGGGCTGCCAATTTTTCACGCCAAGTTCTATTGGAGCTTTTGGCCCTTCGACTCCGAAGGACAATACTCCGCAGGATACGATCCAGAGACCCAATACGATGTATGGCGTGAACAAAGTGTCCGGCGAACTGCTCTGTGATTATTATTTTCACAAATATGGTCTGGATACCAGAGGACTGCGATTCCCGGGTCTGATATCTTATATGACGCCTCCGGGTGGAGGGACGACAGATTACGCGGTGGAAATTTATTACGCTGCCATTACGTCTGGTCGCTATACCTCTTATATCGCCAAGGATTCAAATATGGATATGATGTATATGCCAGATGCCCTGGATGCCATCATCAACTTAATGGAAGCGGATTCATGCCGATTAACGCATCGGAACTCATTTAATGTTACCGCAATGAGTGTAGATCCAGAGGCGATTGCTGCAGCTATTCGGGAGGAGTTGCCCGGTTTTATTCTCGATTATGACGTTGATCCGAAGAGACAGGCGATTGCCGATAGCTGGCCGCATTCCATTGATGCGACAGCAGCGAAAACAGAGTGGGGATTTCAGGCTCGTTACGATTTGAAGGCTATGACAAAGGATATGCTTTCAAAGCTAAGTGAGAGACAACTGCTTCGCAAGGCTTAA
- a CDS encoding ArsR/SmtB family transcription factor → MKEYGEQDELLEQKKALIQEIRKSTDIFKAMADPIRQDILMMFMISKRMNVAQVVAQSPLSRPAVSHHLRILKQAGILYSIKEKTEVYYHLSFDDAVIKQLQSIIQAAEKVIHHPDKNISE, encoded by the coding sequence ATGAAAGAATACGGCGAGCAGGATGAACTGCTGGAACAAAAGAAAGCTCTAATACAGGAAATTCGCAAGTCTACCGATATTTTCAAAGCGATGGCAGATCCGATCCGACAGGATATTCTGATGATGTTCATGATATCCAAACGAATGAATGTGGCACAGGTGGTCGCACAATCTCCCTTGTCCAGACCCGCTGTATCCCATCATTTGCGCATTTTGAAGCAGGCTGGAATTCTATATTCCATCAAAGAAAAAACAGAAGTATATTACCATTTGTCTTTTGATGATGCCGTTATCAAGCAGCTTCAATCTATCATTCAGGCTGCCGAAAAGGTTATCCATCATCCGGACAAAAATATATCGGAGTAA
- a CDS encoding SDR family NAD(P)-dependent oxidoreductase yields MNYSQKTALVTGASSGIGEVFAHELAQKGCDLVLVARSEEKLQQIAANLQNTFSIRVTVISTDLSIIGADDYIKGEIDRLGLSVDILINNAGFGTLGRFDEIPLERIRQEMQLNMLSLTGLTQQFLGELKERREGVIVNVASLTAFQPVPYMAVYAATKAYVLSFTEALWAEYHNSGVRIMALCPGETKSSFHITSGSEHLTSKRMEPIDVVHAAFRAIDKDCSSVIAGRGNYIMAQLPRWLPRNTVVRLMKRVFQPALSAIEHNL; encoded by the coding sequence ATGAACTATTCACAAAAAACAGCACTTGTCACTGGAGCTTCTTCGGGAATCGGTGAAGTATTCGCTCATGAGCTTGCCCAAAAAGGATGCGATCTCGTATTGGTAGCTCGCTCGGAGGAGAAACTTCAACAGATCGCTGCTAATCTTCAGAATACTTTTTCTATTCGTGTTACTGTCATTTCTACCGATCTCTCCATAATCGGCGCAGATGATTATATCAAAGGAGAAATCGATAGACTTGGGTTGTCGGTGGATATTCTTATCAATAATGCAGGATTTGGCACACTGGGTCGATTCGATGAGATTCCTCTGGAACGGATCAGACAGGAGATGCAGCTGAATATGTTGTCTTTAACAGGATTGACACAGCAGTTTCTGGGAGAGTTGAAGGAGCGTAGAGAGGGAGTAATTGTAAACGTAGCTTCTCTAACAGCCTTTCAGCCTGTACCCTATATGGCCGTATACGCAGCTACCAAAGCTTATGTCCTTTCTTTTACGGAGGCCTTGTGGGCGGAATATCACAACAGTGGTGTACGGATTATGGCGCTATGCCCGGGCGAGACCAAAAGCTCCTTTCATATCACGTCCGGTTCGGAGCATCTGACCAGCAAGCGAATGGAACCGATCGATGTCGTCCATGCAGCCTTTCGAGCCATTGATAAAGATTGCAGCAGCGTCATTGCAGGACGTGGCAATTATATCATGGCTCAGCTCCCCAGATGGCTGCCACGTAACACAGTTGTTCGGCTTATGAAACGTGTATTTCAACCAGCTTTGTCTGCTATTGAACACAACTTATGA
- a CDS encoding alpha/beta hydrolase — translation MLETIHFQFKRLKSEVILMFTHTAARLLRLFPNQAKKTPMLPFEPVKEKKEMKVETSVKLTDISFYYPSETTLKKLPLYINFHGGAFIMHDKEMDDPYCRYLANRTACIIANVEYAKAPEYPFPNPVEQVYEVFRWIQSRADDLNIDTKKMMVGGQSSGANLAAALCLYLEEKKEKQPLLQVLSCPMLDFATPHANKPETDKWRARYPQAAHFLNMCYVPEKGQAEHPLASPVRAVVSEHLAPALILIAEHDAFRPEAECYAEKLKEAGVHIEEKVFKDCKHAFTHLGPKEKAEEAWELIARKIRETANERYAE, via the coding sequence ATGCTAGAAACGATTCATTTTCAGTTTAAACGGTTAAAAAGCGAGGTTATCCTAATGTTCACCCATACGGCTGCAAGGTTACTTCGTCTTTTCCCCAATCAGGCGAAAAAGACGCCCATGCTCCCCTTCGAGCCAGTGAAGGAAAAAAAAGAGATGAAAGTAGAGACATCTGTAAAACTTACGGATATTTCCTTCTATTATCCCTCGGAAACCACACTGAAAAAACTCCCGTTGTATATTAATTTTCACGGGGGAGCGTTCATCATGCACGACAAGGAGATGGACGATCCGTACTGCCGTTACCTGGCCAACCGGACGGCATGCATCATTGCGAATGTAGAGTACGCAAAAGCGCCGGAGTATCCTTTTCCCAATCCAGTCGAACAAGTCTATGAAGTGTTTCGATGGATCCAGAGCAGAGCCGACGATTTGAACATTGACACGAAAAAAATGATGGTCGGCGGACAAAGCTCGGGAGCCAATCTGGCCGCTGCGCTCTGTCTCTATTTGGAGGAAAAAAAGGAAAAGCAACCGCTGCTACAAGTGCTGTCATGCCCGATGCTGGATTTTGCGACTCCGCATGCCAACAAGCCGGAAACGGACAAATGGCGGGCACGATATCCCCAGGCCGCTCACTTTTTGAACATGTGCTACGTCCCGGAAAAAGGTCAAGCAGAACATCCTCTCGCTTCTCCGGTTCGCGCTGTCGTAAGCGAACATTTGGCACCCGCCCTTATTCTCATCGCAGAACATGATGCTTTCAGGCCAGAAGCGGAATGTTATGCGGAGAAATTAAAGGAAGCTGGGGTACATATTGAGGAAAAAGTATTCAAAGACTGCAAACACGCTTTTACTCACCTGGGTCCAAAAGAAAAAGCGGAGGAAGCCTGGGAATTGATCGCACGTAAAATCAGAGAAACGGCGAATGAGCGGTATGCAGAATAA
- a CDS encoding glycosyltransferase yields MDIIKLAIGFAAVIAGCLMFWSLPVPFSSSRTAKGLPFLSIIIPARNEEERIVPLLRSLQEQRFNSFEILVVDDDSSDKTVAVAESFGAKVLRNEGAGKSSACWYGAEQAQGSWLLFLDADTKFESANGLSHLLQFYQEKGARGITALQPFHTVERLYEHLSVIFNIIVVTGMNLFTVWGSRFKTAGSFGPCILCNRDDYFLSGGHKKIEGAIMDDLALGEAFLEQNLPVRCRGERVLYLCACIPKALAV; encoded by the coding sequence TTGGACATTATCAAACTGGCGATTGGATTCGCGGCAGTTATAGCTGGTTGCCTCATGTTCTGGTCGCTACCAGTGCCTTTTTCCTCTTCCAGAACTGCAAAAGGTCTACCGTTTCTGTCTATTATTATTCCCGCCAGAAATGAAGAAGAACGGATTGTACCTTTACTGCGATCCCTGCAGGAGCAACGATTCAACTCATTCGAAATTCTGGTAGTGGATGACGATTCATCGGACAAGACTGTTGCTGTAGCAGAGAGTTTTGGTGCAAAGGTGCTGCGAAACGAAGGAGCGGGAAAATCCTCAGCCTGCTGGTACGGCGCCGAACAGGCCCAAGGAAGCTGGTTGTTATTTTTGGACGCAGATACCAAATTCGAAAGCGCAAACGGTCTAAGTCATCTGCTTCAGTTCTATCAGGAAAAGGGAGCCAGAGGCATTACGGCGCTGCAGCCTTTTCATACGGTGGAGCGCTTGTATGAACATCTTTCTGTTATTTTTAACATTATCGTTGTAACCGGGATGAACCTGTTTACCGTTTGGGGTTCGCGGTTTAAAACGGCGGGTTCGTTCGGTCCGTGCATTTTATGCAATCGTGATGATTATTTTTTGTCCGGCGGGCATAAAAAAATCGAAGGAGCTATTATGGATGATCTGGCACTGGGGGAGGCGTTTCTTGAACAGAACCTTCCTGTTCGCTGCCGGGGGGAAAGGGTATTATATCTCTGCGCATGTATCCCGAAGGCATTGGCAGTCTGA
- a CDS encoding FAD-dependent oxidoreductase gives MNKKVIVIGSGVAGLATAIRLQVAGYQVEIYEKGSTPGGKMNRIELGGAIHSIWGRAS, from the coding sequence ATGAATAAAAAGGTGATCGTCATCGGAAGCGGGGTGGCAGGCCTTGCCACTGCCATAAGGCTGCAGGTTGCGGGCTATCAGGTTGAAATTTATGAAAAAGGCTCGACGCCTGGCGGCAAAATGAATCGGATTGAGCTGGGGGGGGCTATACATTCGATTTGGGGCCGAGCATCGTGA
- a CDS encoding phytoene desaturase family protein, translating into MMPEIYREIFEMCGRDPDDYIPMEKLDPIYRAYFSDIPDEPFDISSDMIKLTKTIEAISEEDTAGFFRYLHEIYQKFIIAKHYILSRPFRKRSDFYNLPMLKKALKLKPYDTADKFVGRYIKNKRLRQMISFQTLYIGISPLTSPSFYTMIPMLQFLYGVWFIKGGMYTMALSMERLFKELGGVIHYGQAVQEISIHNQKAEGIVVDGQNISSDYVVCNADFPYAIKHLVQDKSSKGQYTDEKVDSMQYSCSCFLLYLGMNRKYEETDHVHNFIFNEDLDQNLNDIFDGKKLTNASFYVYIASKADPSLAPEGKDGLYILMPVSNAATSNYKWDEETIAYYRGYILNELKKIRGFENVDNEIVTETHITPLDFSSKFNAYNGATFGLQPILKQSNHYRPQSKASDCENLYFTGSSTHPGAGVPIVLLSAKIAAQELIQDDTGELFDYSVK; encoded by the coding sequence ATGATGCCGGAAATCTACCGGGAAATCTTCGAAATGTGCGGCCGCGACCCGGATGATTATATTCCTATGGAAAAATTGGATCCGATCTATCGGGCTTATTTCAGCGATATTCCTGACGAACCTTTTGATATCTCCTCCGACATGATTAAGCTGACCAAAACGATCGAAGCGATTAGCGAAGAAGATACAGCCGGCTTTTTTCGGTATTTGCATGAAATTTACCAAAAATTTATTATTGCCAAACATTATATTCTTTCCAGACCTTTCCGCAAAAGGAGTGACTTTTATAACCTCCCGATGCTCAAGAAAGCTTTAAAGCTGAAGCCTTATGATACGGCGGATAAATTTGTCGGCCGGTATATCAAGAATAAACGGCTGAGACAGATGATTAGCTTTCAAACGTTATATATCGGCATTTCTCCTCTAACCAGTCCTTCTTTTTATACGATGATTCCGATGCTTCAATTTTTGTACGGAGTATGGTTTATTAAGGGCGGAATGTATACGATGGCTTTGTCGATGGAAAGACTCTTCAAAGAGCTGGGAGGAGTCATTCATTACGGCCAAGCAGTACAAGAGATCTCCATTCACAATCAAAAAGCAGAAGGGATTGTCGTAGACGGACAAAACATTTCTTCGGATTATGTGGTTTGTAATGCAGACTTCCCGTATGCGATCAAGCATCTGGTACAAGACAAGTCTTCTAAAGGACAGTATACGGATGAGAAAGTCGACAGTATGCAGTACTCTTGTTCCTGTTTTCTGCTGTATCTCGGTATGAACCGAAAGTATGAAGAAACAGACCATGTGCATAATTTTATTTTCAATGAGGATCTGGATCAGAATCTTAACGATATTTTTGACGGAAAAAAACTGACGAATGCTTCTTTTTATGTATACATTGCGTCAAAAGCAGATCCATCGCTTGCTCCTGAAGGGAAAGACGGGTTGTATATCCTGATGCCTGTATCGAATGCCGCAACATCCAATTATAAATGGGATGAGGAGACTATCGCTTATTATCGCGGTTACATTTTGAATGAATTGAAAAAGATTCGTGGTTTTGAAAATGTGGACAATGAGATTGTAACCGAAACCCATATCACGCCACTGGATTTCAGTTCCAAGTTCAATGCGTATAATGGCGCTACATTTGGTTTGCAGCCCATTTTAAAACAAAGCAACCATTATCGACCGCAAAGCAAAGCGAGCGATTGTGAAAACCTGTACTTTACCGGAAGCAGTACGCATCCCGGTGCCGGCGTTCCGATTGTGCTCTTGTCAGCCAAAATTGCCGCTCAGGAATTGATCCAGGACGATACGGGCGAGCTGTTTGATTATTCGGTGAAATAA
- a CDS encoding glycine C-acetyltransferase — MSSQALEQFLSSNIEDLKKKGLYNVIDTLQGANGPVIRIGGKSLINLSSNNYLGLATDPRLIDASVKASQTYGAGAGAVRTINGTMDLHIELEEKLAHFKKTEAVIVYQSGFNCNMAAISAVMDQHDAILSDELNHASIIDGCRLSRAKVIRFKHSDMDDLRQQAKAAKESGLYQKVMVITDGVFSMDGDIAKLPEIVDIAEEFDLITYVDDAHGSGVLGSGAGTVKHFGLSDRIDFQIGTLSKAIGVVGGYVAGKKQLIEWLKLRSRPFLFSTSLPPAAVASCIASVDILMNDKELIEKLWENGDYLKNGLSRLGYNIGQSETPITPCIIGDEVTTQQFSKRLYEESVYAKAIVFPTVPKGTGRIRNMPTAAHTREMLDQVISVYEQVGKEMKLI, encoded by the coding sequence ATGTCGAGCCAAGCATTAGAGCAATTTTTAAGTTCAAACATTGAAGATCTAAAGAAGAAGGGTCTATATAATGTTATCGACACGCTGCAGGGTGCAAATGGTCCTGTGATTCGTATTGGTGGAAAGTCTCTAATCAATCTGTCCTCTAATAACTATTTGGGTTTGGCAACGGATCCTCGTTTGATTGATGCTTCTGTTAAGGCGTCGCAAACATATGGGGCCGGCGCAGGAGCTGTGAGAACCATTAATGGCACGATGGATCTTCATATTGAGCTTGAAGAAAAACTGGCCCATTTCAAAAAAACAGAAGCCGTTATCGTGTATCAATCGGGATTCAACTGCAATATGGCTGCTATATCCGCGGTCATGGACCAGCATGATGCTATTTTATCCGATGAGCTGAACCATGCTTCGATTATTGATGGGTGCCGTCTGTCGAGAGCCAAGGTGATTCGCTTCAAGCATTCGGATATGGATGATTTAAGACAGCAGGCAAAAGCTGCCAAGGAATCCGGTCTGTACCAAAAAGTTATGGTTATCACCGACGGGGTTTTCTCTATGGATGGTGATATCGCCAAGCTGCCTGAAATCGTGGACATCGCAGAAGAATTCGATTTGATTACTTATGTGGATGATGCACACGGTTCGGGCGTTCTCGGATCTGGTGCGGGAACGGTGAAGCATTTTGGATTGTCTGACCGCATTGACTTTCAAATCGGTACACTTTCCAAGGCGATTGGCGTTGTCGGCGGTTATGTAGCAGGTAAAAAACAACTGATCGAGTGGTTGAAGCTGAGAAGCCGTCCGTTTTTGTTCTCGACATCGTTACCGCCGGCTGCAGTCGCTTCTTGTATCGCATCTGTCGACATTTTGATGAACGACAAAGAGTTGATCGAGAAGCTGTGGGAGAACGGTGATTATTTGAAAAATGGTTTGAGCCGGCTTGGATATAATATAGGACAAAGCGAAACGCCGATCACACCCTGTATCATTGGCGATGAGGTAACCACTCAACAGTTCAGCAAACGGCTCTATGAAGAAAGCGTTTACGCCAAGGCAATCGTGTTTCCAACAGTTCCAAAAGGAACCGGAAGAATACGTAATATGCCAACAGCTGCCCATACCAGGGAGATGCTGGACCAGGTCATCTCCGTTTATGAGCAAGTTGGCAAGGAAATGAAGCTGATTTAG
- a CDS encoding aldehyde dehydrogenase family protein, whose product MSDNENRFLQTLPERQREELLRQGSPSSEMRKKQLLKLKNIIVEREKELTDALFSDLGKPAFESFSSELAVLLNEIDYVCKHLNRWNRSTSARYLKLGYVEVFRKKRHPHGSVLIIGSWNYPVQLTLMPVIGAIAGGNSCIIKPSEYAPATAELLKEIINQAFPLEQLHVVTGDSKIASQLTSAPFDLIFFTGSGQTGKLVADQAAKQLTPVILELGGKNPCILDETGFSSATVRDIVWGKFLNAGQTCIAPDTLFVHRSVYEKTLDEISTVLSDFYGEQPQTSGDYGRICTDAHFQKVVDFIGQGTVRHGGAYDSADRFIAPTVLTDIEPGSPVLEEEIFGPVLPVIPYTDLNSLLSSGSLQRDALTGYIFSTDKRRIEQFNGYMRSSTISVNQVIHHAASPHIAFGGVGQSGYGAYHGKAGFLAFSYEKTSVRTYHYLRFSGKFPPYSERNMKALKKLRKRIL is encoded by the coding sequence ATGTCGGACAATGAAAATCGTTTTCTGCAGACCTTGCCTGAAAGGCAGCGAGAAGAACTGCTGCGCCAAGGCAGCCCTTCAAGCGAGATGCGCAAAAAACAGCTTTTAAAGCTGAAAAACATCATTGTAGAGCGCGAAAAAGAACTGACCGATGCGCTTTTTTCCGATTTGGGCAAGCCGGCATTTGAATCTTTTTCCTCGGAGCTTGCTGTTTTGCTGAACGAAATCGATTATGTGTGCAAGCATTTGAACAGATGGAACCGATCAACGAGCGCTCGGTATCTTAAATTAGGCTATGTGGAAGTTTTTCGTAAAAAAAGACATCCGCACGGGAGCGTACTGATCATCGGTTCGTGGAATTATCCGGTTCAGCTCACCTTGATGCCTGTGATCGGGGCTATCGCAGGAGGGAACTCCTGCATTATCAAACCGTCCGAATATGCGCCGGCAACGGCTGAACTGCTCAAAGAAATCATTAACCAAGCATTTCCGCTTGAACAACTGCATGTGGTAACAGGAGATTCGAAAATCGCCAGCCAGCTGACTTCTGCTCCGTTTGATTTGATTTTTTTCACTGGAAGCGGGCAAACCGGCAAGCTGGTTGCCGATCAGGCAGCCAAGCAGCTTACGCCAGTGATTCTGGAACTTGGCGGGAAAAATCCGTGTATCCTTGACGAAACAGGCTTTTCTTCAGCCACTGTCAGGGATATCGTATGGGGAAAATTCCTCAATGCCGGCCAAACTTGTATTGCGCCGGATACTCTTTTTGTCCATCGTTCCGTTTACGAAAAAACGCTGGATGAAATTTCTACCGTACTTTCCGACTTCTATGGGGAGCAGCCTCAGACCAGTGGAGACTATGGCAGAATCTGTACTGATGCCCATTTTCAAAAAGTAGTAGATTTTATCGGGCAGGGTACCGTTCGGCATGGCGGCGCATATGATTCAGCTGACCGGTTTATTGCTCCAACGGTGTTAACGGATATCGAGCCGGGAAGCCCAGTCCTGGAAGAAGAAATTTTCGGTCCGGTTCTTCCAGTCATTCCCTATACTGATTTGAATTCATTATTATCCAGTGGCAGTCTGCAGCGTGATGCGCTTACAGGATACATATTCAGCACTGATAAACGTCGAATTGAGCAGTTTAACGGATACATGCGCTCCTCGACGATCAGTGTCAATCAAGTGATCCATCATGCTGCGAGTCCCCATATCGCATTTGGAGGAGTCGGCCAAAGCGGATATGGGGCTTATCATGGCAAAGCTGGTTTTTTGGCTTTTAGCTATGAAAAAACGAGTGTTCGAACGTATCATTACCTACGCTTTTCGGGCAAATTCCCGCCTTATTCCGAGCGAAACATGAAAGCATTGAAGAAGTTGAGAAAGCGGATTCTGTAA
- a CDS encoding phytoene desaturase family protein, translating into MKTTNKNVVVIGGGLGGLSAAISLAQAGYEVSLYEKNNHIGGKLNRLDQDGFGFDLGPSILTMPQVFENLFVASGKSMKDYVQIEKLNHQWRSFFPDGNIIDLYENLQDMQEKNDSLSEKDMREYQNLLEYSKKIYNMTDKTYFKHGVDSTREIMKHTSLFGALRNFDLFSTVHGAIDKRISNKQLRDMLSYFIKYVGSSPYDAPAVLNMMIYMQHDQGLWYVPGGLNKLADGLVKLAEEVGVHFHLGTPIVKLEKNNDEITGAFLEDGTKLTADYYVSNMEVIPVYERLLDEDNRFVDKLKKKFEPASSGLVLHLGVKKSYPQLRHHNFFFAENMKQQMQSIFHEHTLPEDPVIYLVNVNKTDPSQAPEGHENIKVLPHIPYIRDQKPFTQQDYEQFAERVLIKLEKMGLDDLRANIVTRDMWTPEDIRKTYGSDRGAIYGTVSNRKKNKGFKHAKQSERYNNLYFVGGTVNPGGGMPMVTLSGQLVSKKIVQRDVSHVGQ; encoded by the coding sequence GTGAAAACGACAAACAAAAACGTAGTGGTTATCGGAGGCGGACTTGGAGGACTGTCAGCTGCCATTTCGCTGGCACAGGCAGGATATGAGGTATCTTTATATGAAAAAAACAATCACATCGGAGGAAAATTGAACCGACTGGATCAGGACGGTTTCGGTTTTGATTTGGGACCGTCTATTCTGACAATGCCTCAAGTGTTTGAGAATTTGTTTGTTGCCAGCGGCAAATCGATGAAGGACTATGTGCAGATCGAAAAGCTGAATCATCAATGGCGTTCCTTTTTCCCTGACGGAAATATCATCGACTTATATGAAAATCTGCAGGATATGCAGGAGAAGAACGATTCCCTGAGCGAAAAAGACATGCGCGAGTATCAGAATCTGCTTGAATATTCCAAAAAGATCTACAATATGACGGACAAAACCTATTTTAAACATGGTGTAGATAGCACAAGAGAAATTATGAAACATACGAGCCTGTTTGGTGCGTTAAGAAATTTCGATTTGTTCTCTACTGTTCATGGAGCAATCGACAAGCGAATCAGCAATAAACAATTGCGCGATATGCTGTCCTACTTTATCAAATATGTGGGTTCGTCGCCTTACGACGCACCGGCCGTTTTGAATATGATGATTTACATGCAGCATGATCAGGGACTATGGTATGTACCCGGCGGATTGAATAAGCTGGCAGACGGTTTGGTGAAGCTGGCTGAAGAAGTGGGCGTTCATTTCCATCTCGGGACACCAATCGTCAAACTCGAAAAAAACAACGATGAAATCACGGGAGCTTTTTTGGAAGACGGAACAAAGCTGACTGCGGATTATTATGTTTCCAATATGGAGGTCATCCCGGTTTACGAACGCTTACTGGACGAAGACAACCGCTTTGTAGACAAATTAAAGAAAAAATTCGAGCCAGCCAGTTCGGGTCTCGTATTGCATTTGGGCGTGAAAAAAAGCTATCCTCAGCTTCGCCATCATAATTTCTTTTTCGCAGAAAATATGAAGCAGCAAATGCAGTCCATTTTCCATGAACATACCCTGCCAGAGGATCCGGTTATTTATTTGGTTAATGTCAATAAAACTGATCCGTCGCAGGCTCCTGAGGGACATGAAAATATCAAAGTATTGCCCCATATTCCTTACATACGGGATCAGAAACCGTTCACTCAGCAGGACTATGAGCAATTTGCCGAGCGAGTACTGATCAAACTGGAAAAAATGGGCTTAGATGATTTGCGAGCCAATATCGTGACCAGAGATATGTGGACACCGGAAGATATCAGAAAAACGTATGGCTCTGACCGCGGTGCTATTTACGGAACGGTATCAAATCGTAAAAAAAATAAAGGATTCAAACATGCAAAACAAAGTGAACGCTATAACAATCTCTATTTTGTAGGCGGTACGGTAAATCCGGGAGGCGGAATGCCTATGGTTACGTTAAGCGGCCAGCTTGTCAGCAAAAAAATCGTACAAAGGGATGTTTCCCATGTCGGACAATGA
- a CDS encoding nucleoside deaminase has protein sequence MITHQDLRYLERCIELAEEALNGGNAPFGSILVSEDGRVLAEDYNRIAGGDDTQHPEFALARWAAAHMTPEERARATVYTSGEHCAMCAAAHGWVGLGRIVYASSSAQLEQWLAEWNDEPSRVHTLSIEQVIRDTPVDGPVPELAEKVYLLHRQMHNQQKQ, from the coding sequence ATGATTACCCATCAGGATTTACGTTATTTAGAGCGCTGTATTGAACTCGCTGAAGAAGCACTGAATGGCGGCAATGCTCCATTTGGTTCTATTCTGGTATCAGAAGACGGCAGGGTGCTCGCAGAAGATTATAATCGTATTGCCGGAGGAGATGATACGCAGCATCCCGAATTTGCTCTGGCCCGTTGGGCAGCTGCTCATATGACACCAGAAGAACGTGCACGCGCAACGGTATACACATCAGGCGAGCATTGCGCTATGTGCGCTGCTGCCCATGGCTGGGTAGGACTGGGACGTATCGTCTATGCAAGTTCATCTGCACAGCTGGAACAGTGGCTTGCCGAGTGGAATGACGAGCCTTCCCGGGTACATACGCTGTCCATCGAGCAGGTCATTCGCGATACGCCGGTAGATGGACCGGTTCCCGAACTGGCTGAAAAAGTATATCTACTGCACCGTCAGATGCATAACCAACAGAAGCAGTAG